The Methanobacterium formicicum genome includes a region encoding these proteins:
- a CDS encoding MBL fold metallo-hydrolase, with amino-acid sequence MSKLNNIIVIEGRGYDSNVYVFEDIIVDTGTGQNMEYILKSIKEAGTNINDLSLIVNTHNHYDHIGGNPYLDLEVAMHSRDARALEEGDEDALLATMFGKTMEKMVVQRKLEEGDKINDFEVILTPGHTPGSICLYDGETLISGDTVFSGGGFGRVDLGGNMGDMRRSLERLGKLDVQYLLPGHGPAVEEGSQHIRMANEMVKGFY; translated from the coding sequence TTGTCGAAACTCAACAACATCATTGTAATTGAGGGAAGGGGATACGATTCCAATGTCTATGTATTCGAGGATATAATTGTGGACACTGGAACCGGCCAGAACATGGAATACATCTTAAAATCCATAAAAGAAGCCGGCACCAATATCAATGATCTTTCTCTCATTGTGAACACCCACAACCACTACGATCACATTGGGGGGAACCCTTACCTGGACCTGGAAGTGGCCATGCACTCCCGGGATGCCCGTGCACTGGAAGAAGGGGATGAAGACGCTCTCCTGGCCACCATGTTCGGGAAAACCATGGAAAAAATGGTGGTTCAGCGTAAACTGGAAGAGGGAGACAAAATTAATGATTTTGAAGTTATACTAACTCCCGGACATACTCCGGGTAGCATATGTCTCTATGATGGGGAAACCCTCATCTCTGGGGATACAGTTTTCTCTGGTGGGGGTTTTGGACGTGTGGATCTAGGTGGGAATATGGGTGATATGAGGAGATCCCTGGAAAGACTGGGTAAACTGGATGTCCAGTACCTGTTACCGGGCCATGGTCCGGCGGTTGAGGAGGGTTCCCAGCATATCAGGATGGCCAATGAAATGGTCAAGGGTTTCTATTAA
- a CDS encoding metal-dependent hydrolase — protein MDFFTHFVVPFAILTLLNLRSLDIKDRLSGGFGGISIDFDVILFAIGFLVPELFIFTHRGITHSFIFGLITAMVFIYLISRPSVYGLINYMIKRDIRVEFNWRAVSLAYFGVLTHLFLDFLTTGGIPLFYPFSLTRFTANIYYYTDPVTTIVALAVLVILYLRLKPKYKKIALAAFLIMLVSFGGIRVGEKMEALNSQTFSDGYTQITAYPTPDMFTWTMVEGNGGGKYRVFNYNTLKHTSFNIREVNNLTIENGSYESAQNAIRYANTLPEVERFRWTSPYTAVNATATSTGWNLTFYDFVGNHYGATELTVQVD, from the coding sequence ATGGATTTCTTTACCCATTTTGTTGTGCCCTTTGCCATCCTAACCCTCCTGAATCTGAGGAGTCTGGATATTAAAGACCGATTGTCCGGGGGTTTTGGTGGGATATCCATTGATTTTGACGTAATTCTCTTTGCCATTGGTTTCCTGGTTCCGGAACTGTTTATCTTCACCCACCGGGGCATAACCCACAGCTTTATTTTTGGACTGATCACCGCCATGGTATTCATTTACCTGATTTCACGGCCCAGTGTATATGGCTTAATCAATTACATGATAAAAAGAGACATAAGGGTGGAATTCAACTGGAGGGCTGTATCATTAGCATACTTTGGAGTGTTAACCCATCTTTTTCTGGACTTCCTAACCACCGGAGGCATACCTTTATTCTATCCTTTTTCTCTCACTCGCTTCACCGCCAACATTTATTACTACACTGACCCGGTGACTACCATCGTGGCCCTGGCCGTGCTGGTCATCCTTTACCTGCGTTTAAAACCCAAGTACAAGAAAATTGCCCTGGCCGCCTTTTTAATAATGTTGGTATCCTTTGGTGGTATCCGGGTCGGTGAAAAAATGGAGGCCCTTAATAGCCAGACTTTCAGTGATGGTTACACCCAGATAACGGCCTATCCCACACCCGACATGTTCACCTGGACTATGGTGGAGGGCAATGGCGGTGGTAAATATCGTGTTTTCAACTACAACACCCTCAAACACACCTCCTTCAATATAAGGGAAGTGAACAATCTCACCATTGAAAACGGAAGCTACGAATCGGCACAGAATGCCATAAGGTATGCCAACACTCTCCCGGAAGTGGAAAGGTTCCGGTGGACTTCTCCTTACACAGCAGTTAACGCCACCGCAACCAGTACTGGCTGGAATTTGACCTTCTATGACTTTGTGGGAAACCACTACGGTGCCACCGAGTTAACGGTGCAGGTGGATTAA